The DNA window AGCGGTGAACGCTTCGACCGCAATGCGATGACCGCAGCGCACCGTCGGCTGCCGTTCGGTACCCGGGTCAAGGTGACCAATCTCTCCAACCAGCGTTCGGTGACGGTGCGGATCAACGACCGCGGCCCCTTCACTGGAGGGCGTATTGTCGATCTCTCTCCTCGCGCCGCCGATCGTCTCGACATGCTCAGAAGCGGCATCGCACCGGTGCGCCTGGAAGTGATGCGCTAGGGCGGCATCGAGGTGCGCAGCTTTCGGCACACGATGAGCGGTGCCAAGAAAACGGCGGGCGGCCCCCAGGAGGAGGCCGCCCGCCGTTTTCGTTGATGCAGCGCTCATTGCTCGAGATAGGTATAGCCCTCGAGGCCGGCTTCGAGTTCGTCGAGGAAGGTGCCGCGATCGCTGGCCGAAAGTTCGCTGCGCAGCAGCTGGCGCTTGAACCGCTCGCGCAGCTTGGCGACGTCGAAGTTCACGTAGCCGAGCACCTGGGCGACGCTGTCGCCGTTGACCGGCGCGCCGAGATGCCACTGGCCTTCGGCGTCGACCGCCACGTCGATCGAGTCGGTATCGCCGAACAGGTTGTGCAGGTCGCCGAGGATCTCCTGGTAGGCGCCGACCAAGAACATGCCGAGCAGTTTTTCGCCATCGTCGTCCCAGTCCGGCAGCGGTAGGGTGCTTTCGATTCCCTGGCCGTCGACGTACATCTCGAAGCGTCCATCGGAGTCGCAGGTGATGTCCTGGATCACCCCGCGCCGGGTCGGCGGCTCGTCGAGATTGGTCAGCGGTAGCACCGGGAATATCTGGTCGATCCCCCAGGCATCCGGCACCGATTGGAACAGCGAGAAGTTGACGAACAGCTTGTCGGCGAGCTTCTCGTCGAGTTCGTCGAGGATCTCGCGATGCGAGCGGTTACGCGGGTCGAGTCGCCCGCGCAGGCGGTGGCAGGCGGCCATGTAGACCGCCTCGCCCTCGGCGCGCAGTTCGAGCGATACGTCGCCGAACACGAATCGATCCTGCAGGTCGCTGATCGC is part of the Halotalea alkalilenta genome and encodes:
- a CDS encoding septal ring lytic transglycosylase RlpA family protein: MMPSLSSSSSVFPRYALWPLLCLLLVLGGCATGPSGAPSGQVQTGKASYYADHFHGRTTASGERFDRNAMTAAHRRLPFGTRVKVTNLSNQRSVTVRINDRGPFTGGRIVDLSPRAADRLDMLRSGIAPVRLEVMR